The following are encoded together in the Pungitius pungitius chromosome 7, fPunPun2.1, whole genome shotgun sequence genome:
- the lamp3 gene encoding lysosome-associated membrane glycoprotein 3 isoform X1, whose translation MLSSLLNMMQRGQTSGLVILLLTTFNSGVLLLRSDGWAEPPSDSQPPSQARRDQPEWQRSEAAPPIGAHPPIGAHPPIGAHPPIGTYMLNNTDGKPCIKATMGAEYIVNEKRNTWYFNLDPSRVQTSGHCGKDAAVLCLTLPDNAASLQFTFRKDKNLFYVDKLTAHVSPPPDCQACANKTCSRSWADEKLFAARDGQSFTCQHEQVLWMSSELRVKLLPLQMQAFTLPKGQYGTEVECWSDFYRRVIPVIAGATGVGLVLIALLTFLFIRDRRAGGYERL comes from the exons ATGTTATCTTCTTTATTAAACATGATGCAAAGGGGTCAAACAAGTGGCTTGGTAATTCTCCTCCTGACTACTTTTAATTCAG GTGTCCTCCTCCTGAGAAGCGACGGCTGGGCCGAGCCTCCCTCTGACTCCCAGCCGCCCTCTCAGGCACGCAGAGACCAGCCGGAGTGGCAGCGCTCCGAGGCAGCTCCTCCAATAGGTGCACATCCTCCAATAGGTGCACATCCTCCAATAGGTGCACATCCTCCAATAG ggacGTACATGCTGAACAACACTGATGGAAAACCTTGTATCAAGGCAACCATGGGAGCAGAGTACATTGTCAATGAAAAGAGG AATACTTGGTATTTCAACCTGGACCCCTCCAGGGTCCAAACCAGCGGTCATTGTGGCAAAGACGCTGCTGTTCTCTGTCTCACGCTGCCCGACAATGCAGCCAGTCTGCAGTTCACCTTCCGAAAG GATAAGAATTTGTTCTACGTTGACAAGTTGACTGCTCATGTGTCTCCTCCACCTGACTGCCAAGCATGTGCAA ACAAAACTTGCTCCCGTTCGTGGGCTGATGAAAAGCTGTTTGCAGCCAGAGACGGACAGAGCTTCACCTGCCAACACGAGCAAGTCCTGTGGATGTCGTCGGAGCTGAGGGTCAAGCTGCTTCCTCTGCAGATGCAGGCCTTCACTCTGCCCAAAGGACAGTATGGAACAG aggTGGAGTGTTGGTCCGACTTTTACAGACGAGTTATCCCCGTCATCGCTGGGGCCACAGGGGTGGGCCTTGTTCTGATAGCTTTGTTGACCTTCCTGTTCATCAGAGACCGCCGTGCAGGCGGATACGAAAGGCTGTGA
- the lamp3 gene encoding lysosome-associated membrane glycoprotein 3 isoform X2 codes for MLSSLLNMMQRGQTSGLVILLLTTFNSGVLLLRSDGWAEPPSDSQPPSQARRDQPEWQRSEAAPPIGTYMLNNTDGKPCIKATMGAEYIVNEKRNTWYFNLDPSRVQTSGHCGKDAAVLCLTLPDNAASLQFTFRKDKNLFYVDKLTAHVSPPPDCQACANKTCSRSWADEKLFAARDGQSFTCQHEQVLWMSSELRVKLLPLQMQAFTLPKGQYGTEVECWSDFYRRVIPVIAGATGVGLVLIALLTFLFIRDRRAGGYERL; via the exons ATGTTATCTTCTTTATTAAACATGATGCAAAGGGGTCAAACAAGTGGCTTGGTAATTCTCCTCCTGACTACTTTTAATTCAG GTGTCCTCCTCCTGAGAAGCGACGGCTGGGCCGAGCCTCCCTCTGACTCCCAGCCGCCCTCTCAGGCACGCAGAGACCAGCCGGAGTGGCAGCGCTCCGAGGCAGCTCCTCCAATAG ggacGTACATGCTGAACAACACTGATGGAAAACCTTGTATCAAGGCAACCATGGGAGCAGAGTACATTGTCAATGAAAAGAGG AATACTTGGTATTTCAACCTGGACCCCTCCAGGGTCCAAACCAGCGGTCATTGTGGCAAAGACGCTGCTGTTCTCTGTCTCACGCTGCCCGACAATGCAGCCAGTCTGCAGTTCACCTTCCGAAAG GATAAGAATTTGTTCTACGTTGACAAGTTGACTGCTCATGTGTCTCCTCCACCTGACTGCCAAGCATGTGCAA ACAAAACTTGCTCCCGTTCGTGGGCTGATGAAAAGCTGTTTGCAGCCAGAGACGGACAGAGCTTCACCTGCCAACACGAGCAAGTCCTGTGGATGTCGTCGGAGCTGAGGGTCAAGCTGCTTCCTCTGCAGATGCAGGCCTTCACTCTGCCCAAAGGACAGTATGGAACAG aggTGGAGTGTTGGTCCGACTTTTACAGACGAGTTATCCCCGTCATCGCTGGGGCCACAGGGGTGGGCCTTGTTCTGATAGCTTTGTTGACCTTCCTGTTCATCAGAGACCGCCGTGCAGGCGGATACGAAAGGCTGTGA
- the mccc1 gene encoding methylcrotonoyl-CoA carboxylase subunit alpha, mitochondrial, with amino-acid sequence MAAVILSFPTLQSLRIFTQNSSWTKRGVRLVSGGVGRIEKVLIANRGEIACRVMRTAKKMGVRSVAVYSDADRDSMHVAMADEAYHIGPPPSQQSYLSMEKVLEVAKMSGSHAVHPGYGFLSESTEFAEACKQEGIIFIGPPSSAIRDMGIKSTSKHIMSAAGVPIIGGYHGEDQSDERLQAEAARIGFPVMIKAVRGGGGKGMRIALKDSDFLEQLESARREARKSFNDDVMLVEKFVEDPRHVEVQVFGDMHGNAVYLFERDCSVQRRHQKIIEEAPGPDISPEVRRKLGEAAVRAAKAVNYVGAGTVEFIMDAQHNFYFMEMNTRLQVEHPVSEMITGTDLVEWQLRVAAGERLPLLQDDIVLRGHSFEARIYAEDPNNDFLPGAGPLLHLSTPSPDQHTRIETGVREGDEVSAHYDPMIAKLVVWGEDRSAALKKLRYCLRQYNIVGLDTNIDFLLSLSGHPEFEAGNVTTSFIPQHYADLFPAPIAPSGETMCQAALGLLLQERDHTQAFAQTSAEPFSPFGSSNGWRNNITFNRNMTLQLGDKTVDVVVIYNKDCSYSMQIGEEVYHVTGEVETDSGASFLHCCVNGVKSRPKLVILDNTVHLFSMEGSSQVSVPVPKHLAGVSGAGAQGAAVAPMTGTIEKVMVKAGDKVAVGDPLMVMNAMKMEHTIRAPKSGVIKRVFFSEGSQANRHAPLVELEEEEEEEEVQGSSQ; translated from the exons ATGGCCGCTGTTATTCTGAGTTTCCCAACTCTGCAGAGTCTGAGGATATTTACACA gaaCTCGTCATGGACCAAAAGAGGCGTGAGGCTCGTTTCAGGAG GGGTGGGAAGGATCGAGAAGGTGCTGATTGCCAATCGAGGGGAGATAGCGTGTCGTGTGATGCGAACGGCCAAGAAGATGGGCGTCCGCTCAGTGGCTGTGTACAGCGATGCAGACAGGGACTCCATGCACGTGGCCATG GCAGATGAAGCCTACCACATTGGTCCCCCGCCATCCCAGCAGAGTTACCTTTCAATGGAGAAAGTTTTGGAAGTAGCCAAGATGTCTGGATCACAT GCGGTCCATCCTGGTTACGGCTTTCTGTCAGAAAGCACAGAGTTTGCGGAGGCGTGTAAACAGGAAGGCATCATCTTCATCGGGCCACCTTCCTCTGCCATCCGAGACATGGGCATTAAAAG caCATCCAAACACATCATGTCAGCCGCTGGGGTGCCAATCATTGGTGGCTACCATGGAGAAGATCAATCAGATGAGAGGCTGCAAGCAGAGGCGGCCCGGATTGGATTCCCTGTGATGATTAAAGCAGTCCGTGGGGGAGGCGGCAAG GGGATGCGTATTGCACTGAAAGACTCTGACTTCTTGGAGCAGTTGGAGTCGGCGAGACGAGAAGCCAGGAAATCGTTCAATGACGATGTCATGCTGGTGGAGAAGTTTGTAGAGGATCCCAG ACACGTGgaggttcaggtgtttggggaCATGCACGGTAACGCTGTCTATCTGTTTGAGAGGGACTGCAGCGTCCAAAGAAGACATCAGAAGATCATAGAGGAAGCACCAGGG CCTGATATTAGTCCGGAGGTGCGCAGGAAACTTGGAGAGGCTGCTGTTAGAGCAGCCAAGGCTGTCAACTACGTGGGAGCag GTACGGTTGAGTTTATAATGGACGCCCAGCATAACTTCTACTTCATGGAGATGAACACCAGGCTGCAGGTGGAGCATCCCGTCTCAGAGATGATCACTGGAACTGACCTGGTGGAGTGGCAGCTCCGG GTGGCAGCAGGGGAGCGCCTGCCTCTCCTCCAGGATGACATCGTTTTAAGGGGGCACTCTTTTGAGGCCCGTATCTATGCCGAGGACCCAAACAACGACTTCCTGCCGGGGGCGGGGCCTCTGCTGCATCTCTCCACCCCTTCACCAGACCAACACACGCGTATAGAGACTGGAGTCAGGGAAG GGGACGAGGTGTCTGCACATTATGACCCGATGATCGCCAAGCTCGTGGTTTGGGGAGAAGACCGATCTGCTGCCTTAAAGAAGCTGCGGTACTGCTTACGACAGTACAAC ATTGTCGGACTCGACACTAACATTGACTTTCTGCTGAGTCTCTCGGGCCACCCGGAGTTTGAGGCCGGGAACGTGACCACCAGCTTCATCCCCCAGCACTACGCCGACCTTTTCCCCGCTCCGATAGCTCCTTCGGGGGAAACGATGTGCCAGGCCGCTCTgggcctgctgctgcaggagagggaTCACACGCAGGCGTTCGCACAGACCTCCGCTG AGCCCTTCTCCCCATTCGGCTCCAGTAACGGCTGGAGAAACAACATCACGTTTAACAGAAACATGACGCTGCAGCTCGGAGATAAAA CGGTTGATGTGGTCGTTATTTACAACAAAGACTGCAGCTACTCAATGCAG ATTGGCGAGGAGGTGTACCATGTGACCGGAGAGGTGGAGACGGACAGCGGAGCATCATTTCTTCACTGTTGTGTCAATGGAGTGAAGTCTCGTCCCAAACTGGTGATCCTGGACAACACAGTGCACCTGTTCTCCATG GAGGGGAGCTCCCAGGTGTCTGTCCCAGTGCCCAAGCATCTGGCTGGTGTGAGTGGTGCTGGTGCCCAAGGTGCAGCAGTGGCCCCCATGACGGGAACCATAGAGAAG GTGATGGTGAAGGCCGGAGACAAAGTGGCGGTAGGGGACCCTCTGATGGTGATGAATGCCATGAAGATGGAG CACACCATCCGGGCGCCCAAGTCGGGCGTGATCAAGAGGGTTTTCTTCAGCGAGGGCTCTCAGGCCAATCGCCACGCTCctctggtggagctggaggaggaggaggaggaggaggaggtgcaggggaGCAGCCAGTAA